The Metabacillus sediminilitoris genome window below encodes:
- a CDS encoding ROK family protein encodes MKTLQTGDQNLVKQINKSIVFTYIGKNGPVSRAQISKDTGLNKATVSTMVSELITDSFVYEIGAGQSSGGRKPVLLYFNNLAGYSIGIDLGVNYLLGVLTDLSGNIIEEMNIPLKETDFEYVMNEICSIIEALIKSVPESPYGIVGIGIGVPGMIDRDENILFAPNLKWRQIDLKQIIENKFNIPTKVENEANTGCYGEQLYGAGKNIANLIYLSIGIGIGGGIIINNTLYTGTSGISGEMGHLTIESNGKKCPCGNSGCWELYASESALLEESKLAGSIDGDISIDTILNEARKGNRKVLQLLNNIGEHIGIGLTNIINTFNPEMIIIGNRMALLENWITNPINRILTERLSTYHRSNTNIRFSSLGTYSSALGASSFSIAKFLSDQKLVVKS; translated from the coding sequence ATGAAAACGTTACAGACCGGCGATCAGAATCTTGTCAAACAAATCAATAAGTCCATCGTCTTTACGTATATCGGAAAAAACGGCCCTGTATCACGCGCCCAAATTTCGAAGGACACAGGCTTAAACAAAGCAACAGTATCGACGATGGTTTCAGAACTAATCACCGATTCCTTCGTTTACGAAATTGGAGCCGGACAGTCCAGCGGCGGGCGAAAACCAGTATTGCTTTATTTTAATAATTTAGCTGGCTATTCGATTGGAATTGACTTAGGTGTAAATTATCTACTAGGCGTATTAACAGATTTAAGCGGGAATATCATTGAGGAAATGAACATCCCTCTGAAAGAAACTGATTTTGAATATGTCATGAATGAGATATGTTCAATCATCGAAGCACTTATCAAGTCCGTGCCGGAAAGTCCTTATGGAATAGTAGGAATCGGCATCGGTGTGCCTGGAATGATCGATAGGGATGAAAACATACTCTTTGCTCCAAATCTAAAATGGCGCCAAATTGACCTAAAACAAATCATCGAAAATAAGTTCAACATTCCAACAAAGGTTGAAAATGAAGCAAATACTGGCTGTTATGGCGAGCAACTATACGGAGCTGGGAAAAACATCGCCAATTTAATTTATCTAAGCATCGGAATCGGGATTGGCGGCGGGATCATTATCAATAACACCCTCTACACCGGCACATCAGGTATTTCAGGAGAAATGGGTCATCTTACAATCGAATCTAATGGAAAAAAATGTCCGTGCGGAAATAGCGGCTGCTGGGAATTGTACGCATCTGAAAGTGCTTTATTAGAAGAAAGCAAATTAGCGGGTTCTATAGATGGAGACATTTCGATTGACACCATCCTGAATGAAGCAAGAAAAGGCAACCGAAAAGTTCTGCAATTATTAAATAATATTGGTGAACATATTGGAATTGGATTGACCAATATCATCAATACATTTAACCCTGAAATGATCATCATCGGAAACCGCATGGCTCTTTTAGAAAACTGGATCACAAATCCAATCAATCGGATCTTAACCGAGCGTCTGTCCACTTACCATAGAAGCAACACAAACATTCGCTTTTCTTCCTTAGGCACATACTCTAGTGCCCTTGGTGCCTCATCGTTTTCGATTGCAAAGTTTCTTAGTGACCAAAAGTTGGTCGTAAAATCATAA
- the xylA gene encoding xylose isomerase, whose translation MTYFSTINKINFEGAKSTNPLAFKFYNPSEKIGDKTMEEYLRFGVAYWHTFTADLSDPFGAGTADRPWDKFSGLDLAKARVEAAFEFFEKLGVPYYCFHDADIAPEGSNLRETYKNLDIIVAMLKDYMKDSKTKLLWNTANNFSHPRFVHGAASSNHADVFAYSAAKVKKGLEIGKELGAENYVFWGGREGYETLLNTDMKLEMDNLARLFHLAVDYAKEIGFDAQFLIEPKPKEPTSHQYDFDVASGYAFLQNYDLQNHFKFNIEANHATLAGHTFEHELRYARIHGMLGSVDANQGHPLLGWDTDEFPTDLYSTTLAMYEIIKNGGLGSGGLNFDAKVRRGSFEPEDLFHAHIAGMDSFAVGLKIAQKLIDDNVLDGVVQDRYKTFTEGIGLDIVQGNTDLKKLEDHALGLSEIKLESGKLERIKAKINQYLLTFYAGE comes from the coding sequence ATGACATACTTTTCTACTATTAATAAAATCAATTTTGAGGGAGCAAAATCTACAAATCCACTTGCGTTTAAATTTTACAATCCAAGCGAAAAAATTGGCGATAAAACAATGGAAGAATATTTACGTTTTGGTGTAGCATACTGGCATACATTTACTGCTGATTTATCAGATCCATTTGGTGCTGGAACGGCTGATCGTCCATGGGATAAATTTAGCGGCTTAGACTTAGCGAAGGCTCGAGTTGAAGCAGCGTTTGAATTCTTTGAGAAGCTTGGTGTTCCTTATTACTGTTTCCATGATGCTGATATTGCACCAGAAGGAAGTAATTTAAGAGAAACATATAAGAATTTAGATATCATTGTTGCGATGTTGAAAGATTACATGAAAGACAGCAAGACGAAATTACTTTGGAATACGGCAAATAACTTTTCGCATCCGCGTTTCGTACATGGTGCTGCTTCTTCTAACCATGCAGATGTGTTTGCTTACTCTGCAGCAAAAGTGAAAAAGGGGCTGGAAATCGGTAAAGAGCTTGGTGCAGAAAACTATGTATTCTGGGGCGGCCGTGAAGGATATGAAACATTACTTAATACAGATATGAAACTAGAAATGGATAATCTTGCTCGTTTATTCCATCTAGCTGTTGATTATGCAAAAGAAATCGGTTTTGATGCACAATTCTTAATTGAACCTAAACCAAAAGAGCCTACTTCACACCAATATGATTTTGATGTTGCAAGCGGGTACGCTTTCTTACAAAATTACGATCTGCAAAATCATTTCAAGTTTAATATTGAAGCAAACCATGCGACATTAGCTGGTCATACATTTGAGCATGAACTTCGCTATGCACGTATCCATGGTATGTTAGGTTCTGTTGATGCAAACCAAGGTCATCCTTTATTAGGCTGGGATACGGATGAGTTCCCAACAGACTTATACTCTACAACACTTGCAATGTATGAGATTATTAAAAATGGCGGTTTAGGCAGCGGCGGATTAAACTTCGATGCGAAGGTTCGCAGAGGTTCATTTGAGCCGGAAGATTTATTCCATGCACATATCGCAGGTATGGATAGCTTTGCAGTAGGGTTAAAAATTGCGCAAAAATTAATTGATGATAACGTATTAGACGGTGTTGTTCAAGATCGCTATAAAACATTCACAGAAGGCATTGGCCTTGATATTGTTCAAGGAAATACGGACCTTAAAAAATTAGAAGATCATGCATTAGGCTTATCAGAGATTAAATTAGAGTCTGGTAAATTAGAAAGAATCAAAGCGAAAATCAACCAATATTTGCTAACGTTTTACGCTGGAGAATAA